The sequence GTTGGGGATCCGTCAATTCAAATGCAAAAGCTGTCACGCTGAAAGCATGATCTACAACTCGTGCGGTGATCGCCACTGTTCGGAGTGTGCGGGCAGCAAGCGAGCCGATTGGCTAGAGAAAACTTGTAAGTTGCTGCTGCCCGATGTGGACTACTTTCAAGTCGTGTTCACGTTGCCGAGCGAGTTATCGCGACTGGCGTTGGGCAACCGCAAGCCGATCTATGACTTGCTGTTTCGAACGAGCTGGGGTGCGCTGCGTGAGACGATCGAAGCGGAGCAAGGGTACAAGGCTGCCGCGATGATGGTGCTGCATACTTGGAACCAGAAGCTCGAGGCGCACGGGCATGTTCATGCCGTGGTGCCAAGTGGTGGCCCATCGCTGCGGAAAGTGGGGCATTGGAAACGGTGCCGTTTCAAAGGACAAGAAACGTCCCGTCACTTGGTGGACGCCAGTGAACTCCGGCGAAACTATCGCAAACGGTTCATCGAGGGACTGCGGCGACTACATCGCGATGGTCAGCTCAAGTTGACAGGCGAGTTCGAGGACTTGAATGACGAGGATGAATTCGAGAAGTTGCTCGAAAAGCTTGCCAGCGTTGCTTGGGGGCTGAACATCCAGCCGCCTCCGACGAGTGACTGTGATTCACAGACGATGCTGAAGTACTTGGCACGCTACTTGACTGGCGGTCCGATCTCCGATCGTCGCCTGGTCTCACATGACGATGGCATGGTGACGTTCATGGCACGGGAGGGAACGACGCGAGGAGGCGACCGCAAACAGGTTCGAGTTCCGCTCAGCGGAGTGGAATTCGTTCGTCGTTGGTCGCTTCACGTCCTGCCACGCGGCTACGTGAAAACGCGGCGTTATGGCGGTTGGAGCAACCGGCACTGCGAGGACTACATGCAATTGTGTCGTGATTTACGAGACTGTCCCGCTGAAGATGATTCAAATGAAGACATCGAGCCGAGCGAAGTCGCCGAGAAGGAATGTGCCGAGTGTGGCGGCAGTTTGGAGCTGATCTACGTGGAAGACAAGCCAAGCTGGAGCAGAACCATGCACAGCCCTAGTCGTCCGCACTGGTATCAGGAGAGCGGATGACTGGTCGTGAACACATCAGCCCACGAACAAAGCGAGATTGGGATCCAGAATGGTCCCGGTTCGATGACCGCTGCACTGCACTCCGACAGACGCGCTTAAGCAGCGTGAAAACGCTCCAAACCATGCCTAGACGCCGCACCAAACGCTTGCAACCCGTGTTCGGTGTCGGCTAAAATCGTCACTGGATTCAATCGAGAATCGATTGAAATCACCAAGACCCAAAGCGGTCACGTTCAACGCACGATCTATCCGTCTGTAAAAAAGCCGGATAGATCGCAATTCGTTCTCCGACTGAACTGTGGACACGATGACTGACTGGAAAACGCTCGTTGAACAGCACCACTTGATGGCACATCCCGACGGTGACTACAACCTCGTCATGGGACCTCCTGCATCCAATGAGACCTTGGCGAACCTGGAGACTGAACTTGGCTTCAAGCTTCCGCCAGAATTTAGATCGTTCTATTCATCCCTTGATGGTTTCGGGATTGCTCCCGTCGATGAACCTAGCGACGTTTCTTGGTTCTTTCGCCCATGCGAACAGATAGAGCAGTTTTCGACTGATGTTCGAGGGTGGTTCAAAAAGACCCACGAAAAATACGCAAAGCGATTCTTTCCATTCATTGATTGGGCGAACGGCGATGGCATTGGGTACATGCTCGACGAATCAAATGAGCCATTCGACGGCGTCTTTGAATTCAATCACGAACTCTATAAATTCGACTCTGCTCAAGACGTAAATGAGTTCTTGCGACACGTCCCTGCTGGAATCCAGGATTTCCTGTCCGTGTCATGAGTAGGCGGAGAACCATGGCATTCACACGGAGCGGGGCTTGCGGCCGGATTTGAAATGGACAACTTTACTCTCCCCGCCCGGTGATGCCGGGCGTTATCGGACTGGAGCCTTCTTGCGTTAAATGCGATTCTCACTGAAAGCTTTATTGATCGTCACTGGGATCGTTGCATTAGCCATCTTCGGCCTTCGGCATTGCTTCGGTCCCGTGATTCCGACTTCTACCGCTTCCAAAATACAACCCGGAATGACGCATCATGATGTTTACGCCATTCTTGGTTCGCCAAATGATGGAATGACAAACGAGTCCTGGGCATACGTCCGCCCGTTCAACCCTGGATGGTTCGTGGTGCATTTTGATTCCAACCGAAACGTATCCTACGTTGACCATGAAACCGTTTTCTGACTGGTTCATCATGGACGTGCAGCCAACGTTTTGCACGTTCGTGGGCCAACCATCAGCCGATGCACGCTATAATCGCCGATAACCATGCGATGGTGACGGAGCGGCGGTGGTCGCCGCTTTTGTCTGCTTGCAAGTCAATCGCCGCCGCCCGCACATCGCTACCGTTCGTCGAGTTTGAAGTCCAATCGAAGAAATCAATCCATACGAATCGCCGGCGCACGATACTGGACGAGCTCGCAACGAGTCCGGTGGGTTTAGACGTTTGCTTCAATTCCGTTGGCATTTCCCGCTGGCGTTCATCACGGGCCTTTGCCTAACAGGACATCCGATTCAGTGGCTAACATTGCCGCCTCATTACTGGCCACTCGCGGCACTCGCTACGGAATTCGGGGTTTGGGTCCATCCGCTCAATCTCTTTGGATCTCTTCTCGCGTTCGTTGCAGTCCCGATTATCCAGATTGTCAAACGGATTCGCGGTAATCCCATCATCGGACTACGCTTAACGCAAATTCTGATTTGGTGGCTATACTGGCTGATGTTCGGGACTGCCCAGCTGTTTGGAACGTATCGCGGCCCATGAAACCACTGGACGTATAGATCTACGAACCGTCCCGTGCACCGAAGCCAAACTTGCGTGGTTTTACAAATGAAACATCAACCTTCCCAGCTCGGTGACGGGTAACGTTCGTCGATAGATTGTGTACCATCCCTGAACCCAGCATCGGCACTGCCTTTGATTGCCAATCCCTACGAACCGGCGCACTCACACCCGCTGAAGAGCAACGATACGCACCGCAGCGATTCCCACCTGCGGTTGACAATTTACGCGCACATTCTCGCTATCA comes from Novipirellula caenicola and encodes:
- a CDS encoding SMI1/KNR4 family protein, with the translated sequence MTDWKTLVEQHHLMAHPDGDYNLVMGPPASNETLANLETELGFKLPPEFRSFYSSLDGFGIAPVDEPSDVSWFFRPCEQIEQFSTDVRGWFKKTHEKYAKRFFPFIDWANGDGIGYMLDESNEPFDGVFEFNHELYKFDSAQDVNEFLRHVPAGIQDFLSVS
- the bamE gene encoding outer membrane protein assembly factor BamE domain-containing protein; its protein translation is MRFSLKALLIVTGIVALAIFGLRHCFGPVIPTSTASKIQPGMTHHDVYAILGSPNDGMTNESWAYVRPFNPGWFVVHFDSNRNVSYVDHETVF
- a CDS encoding IS91 family transposase — encoded protein: MLRHYAGAYVEKHPSAAVPQVQSTLAKLSLCRTSALGIRQFKCKSCHAESMIYNSCGDRHCSECAGSKRADWLEKTCKLLLPDVDYFQVVFTLPSELSRLALGNRKPIYDLLFRTSWGALRETIEAEQGYKAAAMMVLHTWNQKLEAHGHVHAVVPSGGPSLRKVGHWKRCRFKGQETSRHLVDASELRRNYRKRFIEGLRRLHRDGQLKLTGEFEDLNDEDEFEKLLEKLASVAWGLNIQPPPTSDCDSQTMLKYLARYLTGGPISDRRLVSHDDGMVTFMAREGTTRGGDRKQVRVPLSGVEFVRRWSLHVLPRGYVKTRRYGGWSNRHCEDYMQLCRDLRDCPAEDDSNEDIEPSEVAEKECAECGGSLELIYVEDKPSWSRTMHSPSRPHWYQESG